In Micropterus dolomieu isolate WLL.071019.BEF.003 ecotype Adirondacks linkage group LG17, ASM2129224v1, whole genome shotgun sequence, one genomic interval encodes:
- the LOC123986249 gene encoding olfactory receptor 13G1-like has translation MSSQNSSIKVTEFIIGGFDTTEKPVVVGVVILITYVLVVLTNIVNILFVIYDQRLHKPMYLLICNLAVVDILYTSSATPTMIGVLLAGVNTISYVPCIIQMFAFHLAGLMEMFALSIMAFDRLVAIRYPFHYHSYLTNVRTLVLTFILWLIACGFVAIAPANVIPLPHCYLKLKYTFCDYAAIMRTTCVDPNYYFNQTAIISFTLLFFTFIFICLSYLCMIFFVKLLSNDDKRKMGSTCLSHLIVVTCYYCPTFILIVLTRIGVVLTLEERHGLLIGVLLGPSLVNPFVYSLRTKEIKYKIFKIFKKVESSQ, from the coding sequence ATGTCTTCACAGAATTCCTCGATCAAGGTAACAGAATTTATTATAGGTGGTTTTGACACAACTGAAAAGCCTGTGGTAGTTGGTGTGGTTATATTGATTACATATGTTCTAGTTGTTCTAACCAATATAGTAAACATCCTCTTTGTTATTTATGACCAAAGATTACACAAACCAATGTATCTTCTGAtttgcaaccttgctgttgttGATATACTGTACACTTCTAGTGCCACTCCAACAATGATCGGCGTTCTACTTGCTGGTGTTAATACTATATCCTATGTGCCATGCATAATTCAGATGTTTGCTTTCCACTTGGCTGGGCTGATGGAGATGTTTGCTTTATCAATTATGGCATTTGATCGATTGGTTGCTATTAGATATCCTTTTCACTACCATAGTTATTTAACAAATGTGCGCACTCTTGTTCTTACATTTATCCTGTGGCTCATTGCCTGTGGTTTTGTGGCCATAGCACCTGCAAATGTGATTCCTCTCCCTCACTGCTACTTAAAGCTGAAGTACACTTTCTGCGACTATGCTGCCATAATGCGAACTACATGTGTTGACCCTAATTACTATTTCAATCAAACTGCAATCATATCATTCactcttttatttttcactttcatttttatttgcctGTCATACCTGTGTATGATATTTTTTGTTAAGTTATTGTCAAAtgatgacaaaagaaaaatgggCAGCACCTGTTTGAGTCATTTGATCGTGGTAACATGTTACTACTGTCCAACATTTATCCTTATTGTGTTGACCAGAATAGGTGTTGTGTTAACTCTTGAGGAGCGGCATGGCTTATTGATCGGTGTTTTGCTTGGTCCATCTCTTGTAAATCCTTTTGTGTACAGTCTTAGGACgaaagaaattaaatataagatctttaagatatttaaaaaagttgAATCTTCTCAGTAG
- the LOC123986451 gene encoding LOW QUALITY PROTEIN: olfactory receptor 6N2-like (The sequence of the model RefSeq protein was modified relative to this genomic sequence to represent the inferred CDS: substituted 1 base at 1 genomic stop codon), with protein sequence MPQENHSTVTEFILTGFPGHLEYQGFASAVLFLVYFLTFAGNVTVLFLFGTDRSLHKPMYYITLNLSACDILFSTTTLPKIISKCWFQSGTISFTACFVXMYFVHYLGSVNSLILFLMALDRYLAICHPLRYPLVLKNSIIHILSISAWVIAKACPLMMVIRAYPLPYCA encoded by the coding sequence ATGCCACAGGAAAATCATAGTACTGTGACTGAATTTATCCTCACTGGATTCCCTGGACATCTGGAGTACCAAGGCTTTGCCTCAGCTGTATTGTTCTTAGTTTATTTCTTAACTTTCGCAGGCAATGTTACAgtactttttttatttggcaCCGACCGCAGCCTTCATAAACCAATGTATTATATAACTTTAAATCTGAGTGCATGCGATATTCTCTTTAGCACAACCACCTTACCTAAGATCATCAGTAAGTGTTGGTTTCAGTCAGGCACCATTTCATTCACAGCTTGCTTTGTCTAAATGTACTTTGTTCACTATCTTGGATCAGTGAATTCCTTAATTCTTTTCCTAATGGCTTTAGATAGATATTTGGCTATCTGCCATCCTCTCCGATATCCACTTGTTCTTAAAAACTCCATCATCCACATTCTCAGTATTAGCGCATGGGTTATTGCCAAGGCCTGCCCTTTAATGATGGTTATTAGGGCATACCCTCTTCCTTACTGTGCC
- the LOC123985349 gene encoding LOW QUALITY PROTEIN: olfactory receptor 6B1-like (The sequence of the model RefSeq protein was modified relative to this genomic sequence to represent the inferred CDS: substituted 1 base at 1 genomic stop codon), which translates to MPQENHSTVTEFILTGFPGHLEYQGFASAVLFLVYFLTFAGNVTVLFLFGTDRSLHKPMYYITLNLSACDILFSTTTLPKIISKCWFQSGTISFTACFVXMYFVHYLGSVNSLILFLMALDRYLAICHPLRYPLVLKNSIIHILSISAWVIAKACPLMMVIRAYPLPYCASNIINQCYCDHIGITMLACTDRASFGFPALVFAMVTLLGPLAFIIFSYCSIILIVFKIADVQGCQKSLSTCSTQLIIISFYYLPRCFVYLAERPFHKNNKFRLLIIMLYSLCPPMINPLIYCLRAKDMKESLWKQFSRKTIPQK; encoded by the exons ATGCCACAGGAAAATCATAGTACTGTGACTGAATTTATCCTCACTGGATTCCCTGGACATCTGGAGTACCAAGGCTTTGCCTCAGCTGTATTGTTCTTAGTTTATTTCTTAACTTTCGCAGGCAATGTTACAgtactttttttatttggcaCCGACCGCAGCCTTCATAAACCAATGTATTATATAACTTTAAATCTGAGTGCATGCGATATTCTCTTTAGCACAACCACCTTACCTAAGATCATCAGTAAGTGTTGGTTTCAGTCAGGCACCATTTCATTCACAGCTTGCTTTGTCTAAATGTACTTTGTTCACTATCTTGGATCAGTGAATTCCTTAATTCTTTTCCTAATGGCTTTAGATAGATATTTGGCTATCTGCCATCCTCTCCGATATCCACTTGTTCTTAAAAACTCCATCATCCACATTCTCAGTATTAGCGCATGGGTTATTGCCAAGGCCTGCCCTTTAATGATGGTTATTAGGGCATACCCTCTTCCTTACTGTGCCTCAAACATCATCAACCAGTGCTACTGTGATCATATTGGCATAACAATGCTGGCATGCACTGACAGGGCCTCTTTTGGGTTTCCTGCTTTAGTGTTTGCAATGGTTACTCTACTGGGACCTCTGGCATTTATAATATTCTCATATTGCTCTATAATTTTAATAGTATTTAAAATAGCAGATGTACAAGGTTGCCAAAAATCTCTGTCCACTTGTAGTACTCAACTGATTATAATCTCCTTTTATTATTTACCCAGATGTTTTGTATATTTAGCAGAAAGACCATTCCACAAAAATAACAAGTTTCGGCTATT AATTATCATGCTGTATAGCCTTTGCCCCCCCATGATTAATCCACTTATATACTGCTTAAGAGCTAAAGACATGAAAGAAAGCTTGTGGAAGCAATTCAGCAGAAAGACCATTCCACAAAAATAA
- the LOC123985350 gene encoding olfactory receptor 13C2-like has translation MPQGNHSTVTEFILTGFPGLHPEYQGFASVVLFLVYFLTLTGNATVLFLFATDRSLHKPMYYIILNLSACDILFSTTTLPKIISKYWFQSGTISFTACFVQMYFVHYLGTVNSYILFLMALDRYLAICHPLRYPLVLKNSTIQILSISAWVVAKAGPLMLVIRAYPLPYCASNIINQCYCDHIGITMLACTDRASFGFPALVFAMVTLLGPLAFIIFSYGSIIITVFKIANVQGRLKSLSTCSTQLIIISLYYLPRCFVYLASNVGITFSADVRIVIIMLYSLCPPMINPLIYCLRAKDMRESLWKQFNRKTIPQKSQVSAISN, from the coding sequence ATGCCACAGGGAAATCACAGCACTGTGACAGAATTTATCCTCACTGGATTCCCTGGACTTCATCCGGAGTACCAAGGCTTTGCCTCAGTTGTATTGTTCTTAGTTTATTTCTTAACTTTGACAGGCAATGCTacagttctttttttatttgcaacCGACCGCAGCCTTCATAAACCAAtgtattatataattttaaatctgAGTGCATGCGATATTCTCTTTAGCACAACCACCTTACCTAAGATCATCAGTAAGTATTGGTTTCAGTCAGGCACCATTTCATTCACAGCTTGCTTTGTCCAAATGTACTTTGTTCACTATCTTGGCACAGTTAATTCCTATATTCTTTTCCTAATGGCTTTAGATAGGTATTTGGCTATCTGCCATCCTCTGAGATATCCTCTTGTTCTTAAAAACTCCACCATCCAAATTCTCAGTATTAGCGCATGGGTTGTTGCCAAGGCCGGCCCTTTAATGCTGGTTATTAGGGCATACCCTCTTCCTTATTGTGCCTCAAACATCATCAACCAGTGCTACTGTGATCATATTGGCATAACAATGCTGGCATGCACTGACAGGGCCTCTTTTGGGTTTCCTGCTTTAGTATTTGCAATGGTTACGCTGCTGGGACCTCTGGCATTTATAATATTCTCATATGGCTCTATAATTATAACAGTATTTAAGATAGCAAATGTACAAGGTCGCCTAAAATCTCTGTCCACATGTAGTACTCAACTGATTATAATCTCCCTTTATTATTTACCCAGATGTTTTGTATATTTAGCCAGCAATGTTGGCATTACATTTAGTGCTGATGTGCGAATAGTAATTATCATGCTGTATAGCCTTTGCCCCCCCATGATTAATCCACTTATATACTGCTTAAGAGCTAAAGACATGAGAGAAAGCTTGTGGAAGCAATTCAACAGAAAGACCATTCCACAAAAATCACAAGTTTCGGCTATTAGTAACTGA